CAAACGGTATCAAATCACACTTTAACTTAACCTCCAGCAGATGAGCTGCAACATTAACACACCCCATGCATGCTATAATTTAACACTCTGAAAAGAGCTATTCTTCCctatgactacttttacttttgatgtcAGTCACACCCATCTGCAATCTTGAGGAACAGAATTTGCTTATAGCTTTCGAGGTCAGTGTGAATCTGAAATTCTTACATCATCCCTTGGGAGAtcaaaaaacagcatttcattgCAGATGTTCCTTTAGGCACTAATCTTGGTTTGCACTACTAGCACTTGGGTTGTTATTGCTTTTAGTTAACTTAATCCTTCAATCCATTGATTTTAGAACATCAGTCTGAATAActggcattttaaaaaatagatttttaatgtTCACAAAATTCTTTGAGAACACCATGTAGTACACAgctaaaatttgtgtttttgtgttacatcaaccacaacaacaaaaaccatATCATTTTGATGCAATTAcgaaatacatacacatataaaattaaatgacatgttgcagacaaaaaaagatcAGTTGGCAGGATGACAACATAAGTGACCCAACACCATTAGAGAGAGGGCTTCTCTGCTTCGAGATCAGAGTTCACAATCCACTCATATAACTGAGGTATtgtacacaaaaaataaataaataatattaacttTACAGGTCAAACATTTGTCAACTATGAACTCACTGTTCAACAATGATTTTTCAAAGATTTGGGAGATTATGATTGTTTCAAAGAAATACTGTTGCTAACAATAATGTGAGTAATACAGTCAtatgaaggaaaataaaaaaagttagttTAACAAACCTTGATGTCATTGTTGAAAATGTACCACTTCATTACACTAAGATATTGAAACCTCTTCTCCACGGGAGTTTCAGCTCAATGGTTTCTCCTGTTTGAGATTTTTCCAGGTATATGatttgagaaaaacatttcccTTCACTTGTGTGGGATAGGGTGTGTTTTGTCCATGAAGCACTACAACTGAGTCCTCTCCCACATTTGCAAGTAGAAGGCTACTTGCCTGTATGCAACCTTATATGCCTTGCCAATTGAGACACATGGAAGAATCTTTTCCCACAAGTGATGCAGTAATGTGGCTTCTCAGTGTAGGCTCTTCTCATGTGGACTGTCAAGTCTCCACAGAGCTCTCCTGTGTTTTGCAAGTACACTGCTTCTCACTTGTATGAATTCTTACGTGCTTTTTCAAGTCTGGCATCCGACAGTATCTTTTCCCACAGGTGTTGCAGTTATACGGCTTTTCACCTGTGTGGGTCCTCAGGTGGACTTTCAAGTCACTCTTAAGTCTGAAATTTTTCCCACATGTTTTGCAAGAATACGGCCTTTCACCTGTGTGGATTGTTATATGCCTTCTCAGTATGGACAGGTCACTAAATCGATTCCCACATGTGTTGCAAAaatatggcttctcacctgtgtgaaTTCTCAGGTGTCTATCCAATTTGGACTTATCCTTAAAATCTTTCCCACAAGTGTCACATTTGAAAGACTTTTTACAAGTATTCAAGTGAATCTTACATACATTGTTACtgttactttttcttttgtgctgTCTCTTCTGTAGTTCTGGCTCTGCATCTCTAGTTGATCCTGAGTCTTCGTGCTTGCTTCCTTTGTGATCTTGGCTCTCAGCTTTATGACAGTTgtgagagaggagctgctggtcACTGTTTGGTTCTGGTACCACAGAGCTTTTAACTGATATGTTGACAATAGGCTCCTTCTCAGCTGCATTCTGAGTCAAATCATCATTCAAATACAGAGTCTGATCTTCATTGTGGTCACTTTCCTCATAAGTAGGAGTCAACATAAAGGCATCAGTCTCCTGCTTCAGtacaagctgctctccctcctgactggtgcagagttcctcctgttcctctttaatctGTGGAGGCTCTGGGTCCTCTTGGTCCAGACTGGAGTTCCTCTCCTGAATACAGAGCTGCTGGTCAGCCAGAACCTCCTCCTCCGTACTGACATGTTGCTGTGGGAGCTCTGGAGGACAAAGGAAGCAAGTAGCGTGATAGCAGAAAAACACCAGAGCAAATTAATACAAGTGTATATTAAAACGATTAGGATGTTATATGAGGTCCCAGCATTCCCCAGTTAGTTTTTGCCATGCTGGCGCATGTCCctagagatggcaatgtcggtctgtcagtcagtccatcactttggttcagcctgaaatatctcaacaactacagcaTTGGGTTGAAGTGCCATGAACATACATTCATGTCCCCCCTGAATAGAAATAACTTTAGTGACCCCCCTGATTATTATCTTCCGCCATCATAatgtcaaatttttaattttgacaatACTTCTGGTTTACGACACGcccatcagccacagctgtCATTCGTGTTTTGTGCCAGCTAATTAGCACGTTTTAGCATTCTAACAGGCTgatggtgagcatggtaaacattatacctgctaaacattaacatgttaTCATATATCATAAGTACAGCCTCGcacacagagccgctagcgtggctgcagACTTGTTTTAACATCAGTAAGGATTTACACACCTATCCTGTGTAACTTTATTTCGGGTTTCCAAAAGCTATCCAGCAGTCTGCGCTGACGATCGATCTCTTCCTCGTACTCGACGATAGTTTTTTCAAAGATTCCGAAtatttcttcagcagcagcagttagtcGCTCGTTGACAAACTCTCTCAAACACTCAACTGAAGACATTGTTGCTTACAACTGAGGAAATGCTACAGTTTGAGTCTCCTGTTATACCATCCTCATCCAACAGCTGATATGTCGTCAgtttaccttttttttcttcttcataaagttttatggcggttggcaaccaacgttatggtgcattaccgccaccaactggaatggagtgtggatcgggACTCTAACAATACATTcactaatgattaaataaaagaaaataaactgagaaaaatcaataaaaaataaaataaataatcacaccATAGTTATATTCTCTTTATCAAATTTGTTCTCTAAGATaatgattcttcttcttcttcttcttagcATTTCCGGCACTGTTTAGTGCATTGCAGCCTCCCACTGGTGTAGTAACGTCGTTGGTACTTTTGCCCTCTGAGACCTTGCGATCCTACAGGTCTGTGGTTTTGAGAAAGTGTACTATTTCCTTAGTTCTCTCTTTTTGAAGCACTCCGTCGCCCAGCGTTtacatcttcttcctcctcccttccattaataacaataaattaatttgaattagtaataataataataataataataataagaagaataataCAAAACTATACTATCCTCTCAATTAGATTTGTTCTTctatgacaatgaaaaaaaatagataACATTAATCTCATGAACTTCTTTcacaaaaatctgtttaaaatctCATCAataggttgttgttttttttgtaaaatttcaGCCAGCAAAGTCACTGTTGTAAGCTGTCATATGAATGTAGTGGGGTTAAACATCCATGGGTAAAAAGCAAAATGCCCCTGGAATGTAGTGAAGTTTCACAACAGGCTACGGCTTCTCTGTGCGGGTTCTCGTGAGTCGGAGCACTTTAACAACAGtaccacatttcctgtctgtttccAGGGGGACACAAATCGAGACGGTTTTGCTTCCTGTAGCAGGTTACGTGTGCTGAACCTATGCTGGCTTGCGTTTCACTCGAGTAGCTGGATTAAGGAAAGAGCCCCCCCAAAAAGAGTCGTAATGTTTGGTTTTAGCTCAGCTCCTGTGTCAACTCAGCTTTAgaatattttctggttcttACACACTGTCTAAATGGGTGCATATTACTGTGCCATATGCAGGCAAACAACATTCACTGGGAAGGGACATATCTTCGGAAAAAATCACCAAAGCAGACTTAGAGTGGTTCTTCTGAAATTCTTAGAAAAGGTAAGTAGGTTCATGTCAAGTGATTCTTACTAATGTGTAATATTTTGAGTATTTTGTGCTCACATTTTCTTCCATCTCGCTGAACTTGACCTGTTTACGTACTAGCCAtgatgctaacgttagctgcaaACCATCGTCAAAATGACCATGTTGTCACCGTTTGAGTGACACtgattttaagttttgttttatgtttaagAGTGTGTGCTACCTAACAACACAAACTGTTTAAAGCCTACTAAAATATGTAGTTATTTTGGGATTGATTTAACGTTTACAAAATGGCCACTTACTTATTTTATAGTTCATCATTGCTTTTCTTTCCCCTCGTGTGTTGCTGTAACATGTAATCTTATCCTAGTTTATGTGTATGACCAGTGCTGCTAGCCTGATGAGACcgaattgccattttgtttcacttcattaatTCAGTGATATAAAAAGaggtgaaaaaatatataaatataacccAATACAATTCTACAACACCACAGAGCCTTCCAAATAAACCTAAACAACATTTAACCTTCAGGAAGGTAGGGTTTATTGCaaggctgttgtattagactgaaCCAGTTTTAATTAGAGTGTAACTTTTAcgtttcctgtgtttgtttcatcCACTGTCTCCCAGGTGAAGGAAGCTCGCCGAACACTTAAAAAACCCCAAGTAGAAAAGTTTGATTGCACCCAGCACAAGCAGACATTCTGGTGCTACTGCTGTGGGCTTGATATTGAAAGAAATGTTACAGACGGCAACATGACTGTGCTGTACGGAGGCTTGTTAGAACACATGGCTACGTaagttttaactttttatttagcTTATTTTGCCTTCACTGATGCCCTGCTTCACGTTGACCCAGTACAACCACACACAGCACTCCAGGATTTAAACAGTATCCTTAGCaatcagaaaaaatatatagctGTGTTTGTGGTTGTGACTGCACATGTATCCCATAAAAGTATATGATCAAAGATCTTTTTATTAACTTTAGCATGAGCAACATGTTTTGCTCAGTACTTCATTAGGCTaatgaaaaagtacaataaGCCAGTGTCTTAAGTGGGAAAGCTCAAAAAGACATTTACTCATTTATAATGGCTGCCTAATTTGTAAAATAGGTTTGACTTCAGATAGTCAAAGtattaattaatacaaaaaatcAATCCATATTTAtcataaaatgttattaaaatcaCCCTAAATCCACCCTTGTAATAAGGAAACAATTTAACTACAGAAAATAGCCTTGGGATATCATCTATGTTGTGTGTTCTGCATTAGAAAAATACTTCAGaagattgtttttgtcatgcTGACCAGCATTTCTTGTGCTTATAGTACAATTTAGATGCAGCTCATGTTGCCCAAACTAACAACTATACATTTGTGAAAAATCTGTGGGCTTGACAAAATTCTCATACTCAGGCTTTTGTCCATATGATATTTTGTGATAAACTGCTTTGGTCTTCTGGTTGCTGGTTGACATTTCAAACGTATCTGATTTCAGCACAGAACACAGGAAGAATACACACAAGTTCTGGTGGGACAATAAGGCCGACCCCAAGTTTAGAGACAAGGTCATCATCACTGAGGAGGAAACT
This sequence is a window from Siniperca chuatsi isolate FFG_IHB_CAS linkage group LG5, ASM2008510v1, whole genome shotgun sequence. Protein-coding genes within it:
- the LOC122875819 gene encoding zinc finger and SCAN domain-containing protein 31-like, whose product is MSSVECLREFVNERLTAAAEEIFGIFEKTIVEYEEEIDRQRRLLDSFWKPEIKLHRIELPQQHVSTEEEVLADQQLCIQERNSSLDQEDPEPPQIKEEQEELCTSQEGEQLVLKQETDAFMLTPTYEESDHNEDQTLYLNDDLTQNAAEKEPIVNISVKSSVVPEPNSDQQLLSHNCHKAESQDHKGSKHEDSGSTRDAEPELQKRQHKRKSNSNNVCKIHLNTCKKSFKCDTCGKDFKDKSKLDRHLRIHTGEKPYFCNTCGNRFSDLSILRRHITIHTGERPYSCKTCGKNFRLKSDLKVHLRTHTGEKPYNCNTCGKRYCRMPDLKKHVRIHTSEKQCTCKTQESSVET